A part of Thermococcus sp. SY098 genomic DNA contains:
- a CDS encoding cupin domain-containing protein, whose product MIVVKAEEAERIDNPHGVDVKKLIGMENVQILHITLKPGEGLKKHAIPVDAFLYVIKGKGVVEVGEEKEEIRKATLVYLPKEISHSVENTGSLEMKFLVIKVG is encoded by the coding sequence GTGATTGTTGTAAAAGCGGAAGAGGCTGAGCGAATTGACAACCCTCATGGGGTTGATGTTAAAAAGCTGATTGGTATGGAAAATGTCCAGATACTTCACATAACGCTGAAGCCAGGGGAAGGACTTAAAAAGCACGCTATCCCTGTGGATGCCTTCCTGTACGTCATAAAGGGCAAAGGGGTGGTTGAAGTAGGGGAGGAGAAAGAGGAGATTAGAAAGGCAACCCTCGTTTACCTTCCAAAGGAGATCTCCCACAGCGTTGAGAACACGGGAAGTCTGGAGATGAAGTTTCTTGTTATTAAGGTGGGATAA